In the genome of Augochlora pura isolate Apur16 chromosome 8, APUR_v2.2.1, whole genome shotgun sequence, one region contains:
- the LOC144474056 gene encoding ATP-dependent DNA helicase DDX31, which yields MTVQDMDISLNISAEPAAHMSIGNNDDSILRLMKAQNNKKKKSNPTVESKVKSKSASTIPTGSQKRVKQKSLSAIVARKLKGTVSDKQSLKKNKVQKKVTFEVTRKDVEQKRSDQKVRKASLNDNSKDGETNKPLSDKDSDPYKTPVISFAKITKENFGKTILARKRPIKETETKKSLSSIFSKQGESGNAEITFMGSLKKVDSNDDAVPKKKSKLEELEESLSTIEKIGIKKKRKLKESNKSISMINKEKKGKKKNVEASTSKFHTDEKGANAFHRTTGKVSSLFGHNPDIPNIGQRLVKPINEPVFAGTTFRDLNIHPFTISNLEQNMDITEMTIVQQKAIPRILSGKDILVRSQTGSGKTLAYALPIVEFLHKIRPKLNRNSGMKALVVVPTRELALQTYECFLKLIKPFTWIVPGYLAGGEKRKAEKARLRKGCNILVGTPGRLLDHIQRTAALKLGDVKYFVLDEADRMFDMGYEKDISGIVSALKVSTPNENTDYDAMKMLRQNTKKVFSEEEIEDMDQKLDVSQEVQKEPEPEDDVNEPGNQGRGYHSSSEDDSNEDEPFIKLKKMNQKKVLPKDDDDEKDEGVVDNQSRRQTILLSATLTQAVEKLAGLAMEKPVFVDAAQENLRLTGDATSGINEDLVVPQSVVQTYIVTPPKLRMVTLSAYIAGKCQSHGQHKTLVFMATQDMVDYHTEILSSVLGKPVDEEDEDSDPLVDVEFFKLHGSMTQKDRTEVFKTFRQARSGVLLCTDVAARGLDLPKVDGVVQYTGPISARDYVHRIGRTARAGSSGSATIFLTPPEIEFVRMLESRRIRIKQESMDDVLGKLLTPLCKHNSAHGAAIALQNEFESLVLEESKLRGAAVKAYVSWVRFYSSYPREMREAFNRKDLHLGHYAKSFALRETPQRIGGIDRKLREKESDPKQQQQHRNQLANERPDGVSGKRQRQRAACDQQPNSRSLKNVRMLNTSEYGSGLEPAKKPKKSS from the exons ATGACTGTGCAAGACATGgatatttctttgaatatctCCGCGGAGCCTGCTGCACACATG AGCATTGGAAACAACGACGACTCTATTCTTAGATTAATGAAAGcacaaaataataagaaaaagaagagcaATCCTACGGTTGaaagtaaagtaaaatctAAATCTGCGAGTACAATACCTACTGGCTCTCAGAAGCGTGTTAAACAGAAGTCTTTGTCTGCCATTGTTGCCAGAAAGTTGAAAGGAACTGTTTCTGATAAACAgtctttaaaaaagaataaagttCAGAAGAAAGTAACGTTTGAGGTAACACGCAAAGATGTCGAGCAAAAAAGGTCTGACCAGAAAGTAAGGAAAGCATCATTGAATGATAATAGCAAAGATGGAGAAACGAATAAGCCATTGTCCGATAAGGATAGCGACCCATACAAAACACCCGTTATATCCTTTGCCAAAATTACAAAAGAGAACTTTGGTAAAACGATATTAGCAAGGAAAAGGCCCATTAAAGAGACAGAAACAAAGAAATCTCTTTCTAGCATATTTTCTAAACAAGGAGAATCTGGGAATGCTGAAATTACTTTCATGGGATCATTAAAAAAAGTGGATTCAAATGATGATGCGGTTCCAAAGAAGAAGTCTAAATTAGAGGAACTCGAAGAGTCTTTGTCcacaatagaaaaaataggcatcaaaaagaagaggaagctTAAAGAATCAAACAAATCAATATCtatgataaataaagaaaagaaggggaagaagaaaaatgtagaaGCTTCCACGAGTAAATTTCACACGGATGAGAAAGGAGCAAATGCTTTTCACAGGACCACCGGGAAAGTGTCTTCCCTCTTTGGTCACAATCCAGACATACCAAATATTGGTCAAAGGCTTGTAAAGCCAATAAATGAACCAGTATTTGCAGGAACAACTTTTAGAGACTTAAATATCCATCCCTTCACCATCTCCAACTTGGAACAAAATATGGACATAACAGAGATGACTATAGTACAGCAGAAAGCAATTCCTCGAATACTTTCTGGTAAGGACATTTTAGTCAGGTCGCAAACAGGTTCTGGGAAGACCCTAGCCTATGCTTTACCTATAGTAGAATTCTTGCACAAGATCAGGCccaaattaaatagaaacagtGGCATGAAAGCTCTCGTAGTTGTGCCAACCAGGGAACTGGCTCTACAAACGTACGAgtgtttcttgaaattaatcaaa CCGTTCACGTGGATCGTGCCAGGATACTTGGCAGGAGgtgaaaaaaggaaagcgGAGAAAGCTAGACTGAGAAAGGGGTGTAATATCTTGGTAGGCACACCTGGCAGATTGTTAGACCATATTCAAAGAACTGCTGCCTTGAAGCTGGGGGACGTCAAGTATTTCGTTTTGGACGAGGCCGATCGAATGTTCGACATGGGTTATGAGAAAGATATATCGGG AATAGTAAGTGCTCTAAAGGTGTCCACACCAAACGAGAATACGGATTACGACGCAATGAAGATGTTGCGACAAAATACGAAGAAAGTGTTCTCGGAGGAAGAAATCGAGGACATGGACCAGAAGTTAGACGTTTCGCAGGAGGTGCAGAAAGAACCTGAACCCGAAGACGACGTTAATGAACCTGGTAATCAAGGACGAGGATATCATTCCAGCAGCGAAGACGATTCCAACGAGGACGAAccgtttattaaattgaaaaagatgAATCAGAAAAAGGTTTTACCAAAAGATGACGACGATGAGAAAGATGAAGGAGTTGTCGATAATCAGTCTAGGAGACAGACGATCTTGCTTTCGGCTACCTTGACTCAGGCCGTGGAGAAATTAGCAGGTCTCGCGATGGAAAAACCGGTGTTCGTGGATGCTGCGCAGGAAAATTTGAGATTGACTGGCGACGCGACCAGCGGAATCAACGAGGATCTGGTGGTTCCCCAAAGCGTGGTGCAAACTTACATTGTTACTCCGCCTAAGCTGAGGATGGTGACCCTAAGCGCCTACATCGCCGGCAAGTGCCAG AGTCACGGCCAGCACAAGACGCTGGTGTTCATGGCGACGCAGGATATGGTCGATTATCACACGGAAATTCTGTCCTCGGTGCTGGGCAAACCGGTcgacgaggaggacgaggactCGGATCCTCTGGTGGACGTCGAATTCTTCAAGCTTCACGGCAGCATGACGCAAAAGGATCGCACGGAGGTGTTCAAAACGTTCCGGCAGGCGAGAAGCGGCGTGCTCCTCTGCACG GACGTGGCAGCCAGGGGATTGGACCTGCCGAAGGTGGATGGCGTGGTGCAGTACACGGGTCCGATCTCGGCGAGGGATTACGTGCACCGAATCGGCAGAACAGCGCGAGCCGGTTCCTCCGGATCGGCGACGATCTTCCTGACTCCGCCAGAGATCGAGTTCGTCCGAATGCTCGAGTCCAGGCGCATTCGAATCAAGCAGGAGAGCATGGACGACGTGCTCGGCAAGCTTCTGACTCCCCTGTGCAAGCACAACTCTGCTCATGGTGCAGCGATAGCGTTGCAGAACGAGTTCGAGAGCTTGGTGCTCGAGGAATCGAAGCTTCGCGGCGCAGCGGTGAAGG CGTACGTTTCCTGGGTGCGCTTCTATTCGAGCTACCCTCGCGAGATGCGAGAAGCGTTCAATCGGAAGGACCTGCACCTGGGCCACTACGCAAAGAGTTTTGCTCTGAGAGAGACGCCTCAGCGGATAGGCGGGATCGACAGGAAGCTGCGGGAGAAGGAGAGCGATCccaagcagcagcagcagcacagGAATCAACTGGCGAACGAGCG GCCCGACGGGGTGTCCGGCAAGCGGCAACGGCAGCGGGCTGCGTGCGACCAACAGCCGAACAGCCGCTCGTTGAAGAACGTCAGGATGCTCAACACCTCCGAGTACGGAAGCGGCCTCGAGCCCGCCAAGAAGCCAAAGAAGTCCTCCTGA